One Defluviitoga tunisiensis genomic window carries:
- a CDS encoding YbaB/EbfC family nucleoid-associated protein → MAKKMKSLGGRSLSKKTSNANNMNALLQEAQKAQLQMQKEIEEMENSLKDLEVEATAGGGVVKIIATCDLRIKDIIISEELEEEDFDTIKDLIIAATNEVVQKAIQLKEEKTNEISEKYLGQLPDLGF, encoded by the coding sequence ATGGCAAAAAAAATGAAAAGTTTAGGTGGAAGATCTTTATCAAAAAAAACTTCTAACGCAAACAATATGAACGCGCTACTTCAAGAGGCTCAGAAAGCTCAATTACAAATGCAAAAAGAAATAGAAGAGATGGAAAATTCCCTAAAAGATTTAGAGGTTGAGGCTACAGCTGGAGGTGGCGTTGTAAAGATAATTGCTACCTGTGACTTAAGGATAAAAGACATTATTATTTCTGAAGAATTAGAAGAGGAAGATTTTGATACGATAAAGGATTTAATAATTGCCGCTACAAATGAAGTAGTTCAAAAAGCGATTCAATTAAAAGAGGAGAAAACAAACGAAATTTCAGAAAAGTATTTAGGCCAACTACCTGATTTAGGATTCTAA
- the gap gene encoding type I glyceraldehyde-3-phosphate dehydrogenase encodes MAVKVGINGFGRIGRLVFRQMVENPMFEVVAINDLTDAKTLATLLKYDSVHGKFKGNVELDENGFKVNGKEVQVFAEKDPNNLPWKDLGVELVIESTGVFVNKEKASAHLKAGAKKVIITAPAKGEVDATIVMGVNDDILTPDMEVISNASCTTNSIAPVIKVLNDHLKIKRGLLTTVHSYTNDQRVLDLPHKDLRRARAAALNIIPTTTGAAKAVGIVIPELKGKLDGIALRVPTPDGSISDLTAEVEKSTTVEEINELMKKATEGKLKGILGYNDEPIVSSDIVGSVYAGIFDATLTNVIDGNFIKICSWYDNENGYSAMVVKLAEKLVKML; translated from the coding sequence ATGGCAGTTAAAGTAGGAATAAATGGTTTTGGAAGAATAGGTAGGTTAGTATTTAGACAAATGGTTGAAAACCCAATGTTTGAAGTAGTTGCAATTAACGATTTAACAGATGCAAAAACATTAGCTACGCTTCTTAAATATGATTCTGTTCATGGGAAATTTAAGGGAAATGTTGAATTGGATGAAAATGGATTTAAAGTAAATGGAAAAGAAGTACAAGTGTTTGCTGAAAAGGATCCAAATAACCTTCCATGGAAAGATTTAGGAGTAGAGTTAGTTATAGAATCTACAGGTGTTTTTGTAAATAAAGAAAAAGCTTCTGCGCACTTAAAAGCTGGAGCAAAGAAAGTAATAATTACAGCTCCTGCAAAAGGCGAAGTAGACGCTACGATTGTAATGGGTGTTAATGACGATATTTTAACCCCAGACATGGAAGTTATTTCTAATGCATCTTGTACAACAAATTCTATTGCTCCTGTAATTAAAGTCTTAAATGATCATCTTAAAATTAAAAGAGGACTACTGACTACAGTTCACTCATATACTAATGACCAACGAGTTTTAGATTTACCACATAAAGATTTGAGAAGGGCTAGGGCAGCAGCACTAAATATAATTCCTACAACCACAGGTGCGGCAAAAGCAGTAGGTATTGTTATACCCGAGTTAAAAGGAAAATTAGATGGAATTGCTTTAAGAGTTCCTACGCCTGATGGATCTATCTCTGATTTAACCGCAGAAGTGGAAAAATCTACAACTGTTGAAGAAATTAACGAATTAATGAAGAAAGCAACAGAAGGTAAATTAAAAGGTATTCTTGGCTACAATGATGAACCAATAGTATCTTCAGATATCGTTGGTTCCGTATATGCAGGTATTTTCGATGCTACATTAACTAATGTAATAGATGGTAATTTTATTAAGATATGTTCATGGTATGATAACGAAAATGGATACTCTGCAATGGTTGTTAAATTAGCAGAAAAGTTAGTTAAGATGTTATAA